The window GGAAGTGCCCAGGGATTTGGGAAACATCCTGGGTGCCGCGGGCAGCACCTCCTCCCGCAGCAGGCCCACCTCTGCAGGTCCCACGGGGCTTCCTGAGCCGTGCTCTGGCACAACCTGTTTAACcacagatttaattttaattaacgGACCCATTGTTTGAGGGTGGTGGTTgagtggatttctttttttttttttttggttggttttttttttttctcccaagggctgatcccagctctcctctgtCACTGGTGCCGGTGTCGCTACCCTGAGTGATGGTGGGTTGCGTTTGCCAGGAGAGCTCAGGGCAGCACAGGAGCTCCTtgtccccatcctcatcccccTCGGCTGCGGCATCGCTGCTTCCCTCAGCTCCAGGCAGGTCTGAGTCCCTGCAACCCTGTGGAGCTAAGCTGTGACCACCCAAAACCCCGGGCTTGCTGCTGACCCTGCCACCCCGGGCTTTCTGCATTCGTTTTCTCACCTGCTGTAGGAGCAGTTCGGGGCTGGGCTGTCACGGGGCCCTTTGGAatcagctgctgccttttcttcctcGCCCTGCTCCGTGCCGCCGTGGGGAACGAGCCCTGGcacctgcagctcagccctTTGCCGCAGCATCCCCGCTGTGCCGGTGACAGCGGGGAGCAGGGGCACCTCACCCCCGTCCCAGCTGGTCAGGGTGTCCTCTCCGTATCTGTGGGTAGCACTGGGGGGTGATGCAGGGTCACTCATCATCTTGGGGCTCGGGGATGGCAGGTACCTCCTGGCTGCGTCCCTGTGGTGAAGCTTTGTTGTGGGCACAGAGAAACACTCAGGACACTCGATGGCTCCGTTCTGGTTTGGGGTCTGCTCTACACCAGAGCCTCGCCTGCCCATGATGGGGTTGCAGCCAGCACCGGCACACAGGGAGGGCTGGGTGAGGGTGCCGAGGCAGGGGTGGGTGTCCTGCAGGCTGCACACCGCTTGGCCTGGCACCCCAAGGTCGGTACTGCTCGCACTCGGAGCCTCCCCATGTGCTGCTGAGCCCCCAGCACCGCATCTTGGCTCCTGTGTGCCCACGGAGGCAAAACCTTGGGGGCCTGGTGGGCTTTTATATCTCGGTGGCTGACGTTTAAACTGCTGTGGGAGCTAATTCCCTGGTTGCTTCCCCTCTTGCCTGCAGTGGGGGGATAAGCACACTGCTGCACTGGTGTGGCTTTGCCCCAGGTGAGCTCTGGTGCGAAGCCCACAGGACCCGGGGAGCCACACTCACCGCCGGCACAAGCTGGCGAGTGTTTGCCAGGGCTGATGCAATTACCAGCCCAGCCCCATTTAGCTCAGGCAGGAAACATGAAGGTTTTTGGTGTGCCATGCTGGTCAGTGCTCCATGTGAGCATCTTGCTGCACCCACGGCTGttcctccagctcttcttttccaaggaaaagcaaaaaagggagaggagagggaaacgGCTGCCCAAAGCGGTTTCTTAGAGCAAACAGGTCCCCACCCAGCCCGGCTGCCTGCGTGCCAGAGCGGGAGAAAGTCAAACAAAGGCCCCCACCCTGAGACTACAGCACCATTTGGCGGGTGATTGCTCAGGTTTTTGGGGCCGCTTGCCGAAGGAATCGGGTCCTTCTGGTCCAAACCAGGAGGAGGGGAATGGGGATGGAGGCAGCCATCCCACCGTGTGCCCAGGGACGGCTCCACAGCCGTCCTGCTCCTCGTGTGTCTGGCTGGTGGCCATGGGAGCGGAGCCTGGCGAGGCGGGGTGGGCGGAGGATGCACCACAACCCCGGAGCATCCCAGAGGCCTTGGGGACGAGACCCCTGTCCGCTCCCCAGAAAGCGCCCGCAGCCGGTGCTGTGCAGTGGGCTGGAGCCATGCAAGCTGTTACCGCTTCCCTTTTGTGCTGGGAGCAGCGTGAGGCTGGATTTAAGGCTGATCTGCTAAAGCTCTTCTTTTAATCCAGAACAAATCAAGGAGAGGTTTGAAAGCCAGCGCCATCTCTCAGGGAAACTGTTTGGGCAGTGGGGGCAGCTTGGTGGCACAGAgaccccttctccctcctcctcctcactgcgGTGCTATCAAAACCCCTCGGGGACATGAGCTCTAGCGTCCAAACCCATGTCCCCTCCCTGGGTCCCCGTGGGGTCAGGCTGGCGCAGGTGCTGTTTGGGCAGCCACAGTTCCTCCGTGCATTTTTCCAAGTCTTTTTGGGCTTTGCCAAGGGTGAAATGACAGGCAGAGCTTCCTCATGAACAGGTGATGCAGAGCTTCAAAAACCATACTTCTGGGGGCATTAATATGGCCAGGGAGAGCATTAAATTCATCCTCACCAGTACCTCTGCGGTTAATGGGGCCGTGGCACGTGGCTATTAATGATGTTTAATTAACGCCTAGGGAGCAGATCTGggcccagcagcagggagccGAGCAGCGTTTGGCATGGCAGCGCTGCAGGGACCGTAACGTGCCATCCTGGGTGCTTGGTCACTAGCATCCCTCCTACGCCAAGCAGCCGGCTGCTCGGCTCCCCGCTCCCAAGGGATGCGCTCTGCCCAGAGGAACCTGATGGCGTCTTTTCCCCTTTAGTATTTGaaaccctttttccccccagctgcaATTCAGAGCAAGCATGGACCCCCTCGCCCTGGCCACTGAGTCCCATTCCCCTTTGGGGGCTGCCTTGTTTCTTTAGGTGGGCTTCAGGGTTGGTTCAGGCATTGCACACTCCTTTTTTATTACAGGCTCTGTTGCAAAAGCTGctacttttttctgcttttaaataacctatttggggtgggggtttttttcttcttgtatcAAGCAATGCAGGAAGCAGGCAAGGGTCTCAGCggtgccctgcctgtgcccatcACCAGCCTCTCCCCTGGCAGGGGCTTTCTTGCCCCAAAGCCTCAGGATGGCTCGTGGGGAGGTTTCTCCACGGATGGAACCGTTCCCTGGTGTTGCCATGGAAATTCAGCAGGCTCATCCTCTTCTCAACAGCCTCCAGGACTCCCCGCGTACCCAAGACAGATGGGGCCTGGGGATGGGCTGATTTGGGGTAGTTTTTCTTGCAAGAGGGTAAAAGGAAGGTTCTCATCCAAGGTTTGGCAGCAGTGGCTCAGAGAGGGGTGCTGTGGTGCTGAGCTCAGTCCCTGGCCCAGGACAGCCAGGTTTGGGTGCTGTCGCTGCTGGGGCATCCTCAGGTGAAAGCAGCAGGTGATGGTTTCCATGCACAGAAACGTGCCTGTGTGGTTTAGGCATCTTGCAGCCCTTGATGCCCACGGGCCACCCTGCATAGGTGCCTTGGAGTCCCTCCAGCatgtcctgctgcctcctgcaagGAGtgttcagccccagctgggacTGACCTGCTTCCAACCCAGCGTGCAATCTGGGGGAAGACCCTAAAAGCCTGCGGCGGCCAGGACCTGCTCGCTCCCCAGCCGCCTTctccctgctggctgctgtggctggTCCTCCCAAAATCAGGagaacccccccagccccatggctgacCCCGAGCCTGCATTCATCTGAGGCTTCACAGGACGCTGTGGGTctctttggaggtttttttcccctctaacaGGCTTAGTTCCTCCCTTtgtgcctggctgctgggcGGGAAGGCAGGAATCGGTGCTGGGGTgagcctctcctctcctcctctcccggCAGGTTTGGAGCCAGTGCTGAGTGGAGGGATGGGCAGCGCCAGCCCCGGGCTGACCACTCTGCCCCCCAGCCGCCTTGCCCGGCCAGACACTGCCTTGCTGCCGCCGCCGCAGGACCCCGACACCcggagctggggctgcccagatagccccagcccccccgccacccccgagcagcccctgcccgctTTCTGCCTGCACTACTTCGACATGCTCTACTCCGAGGACATCGCCTGGGCCACCAAGGGCATGGGGGAACCGTCCCAATGCAATGCCCAGGGTGGGCGAGGGGAGGTGCAGAAGGAGCCGGAGCAATGTCCCATCATTGACAGCCAAGgcttggggctgggggccgAGGGGGATCTGCAGGCCAGCCTGCACCTGGAGGAGCACTCGCTGGAGCAGGTGCAGAGCATGGTGGTGGGCGAAGTGCTGAAGGACATCGAGACGGCCTGCAAGCTCCTCAACATCGCCGCAGGTGGGTGCCCCTGCAGCgctgcccggggggctgcgggcagggtcGGCCCTGCCGCAGGGTGCAGCGAGGGAGGGATGTGCCGGTGCAGGAACTAAAGCCATGCTGCAGCTCGGGGCTTTGCAACCAggtgctggggtttgggggagggtggctgctgcctggctccccCGGCCATTGCTCCAGGGCAGGGCTGTTTGCTAAAGCCCAGAGATGCCAGCAAAATACCCCCCCCAGCCTCGCTGGCTTGGAGTTAAGCTGAGGCAGGGGTTAGCAGAGCTTTAggcagagccctgtgctggaTGTGGGGTGCCAGTGTGACCCAACCAGTGCCGCAGAGCCAGAGAGGTGCTGAGCCCGTCTCCTCCCGTGAGCTGGGGGTCCTTTCCCCTCCCATAGCATCGCTATCGAGGTGCTCTTCAGCCTTGCACACATCTTGGGGGGGGTGCGCAGTAGAAAGGAGCAAATAATGCTACTTTTATtatccttttctctctcccatttTCCCTGGGCCATTAGGAACAGGCGGATCAGcttgtggggctggggtcagcCTGAGCCAGCTGATGTTAGCAGAGCTGGGCATGGGGTTGGGTGCGAGGGGACAAGGACAGCCCAGCACCGAGGTCGCTGGGGTATTGCTGCCATGGGGCATCACTGGCGTATTCTCCTTGGGGCATCGCTGCCGCGACACAAGCAGTCACGGGATGTGCTTAGGTTTATGCAGGCTCTGCCACCCACTCCCTTGAAGAATTTGGTGCCACCTGGTATTGTGCAGGAAGCAAGTGGGGCTCCAAATGGCTGGATGAGGCTTCCCAAAGAAAAGGAGGTGGCAATGGGACAGTCTTGTCCCTGGAGACCAGAGCAGGCTGGGAGCGGGTTGCTCTCAccctggtgctgcagcagggcaggaggggcagggttCCCGAGGCCGTTGTGGGGTGAGCTGAGTTTCCCCGGGCTTTGCCCAGGCTGTGACTGGCCATGCTCACCCTCTGCCTCCAGACCCTGTGGACTGGAGCCCCAGCAATGTGCAGAAGTGGATCCTGTGGACGGAGCACCAGTACCGGCTGCCACAGATCGGGAAGTCCTTCCAGGAGCTGTCGGGCAAGGACCTGTGTGCCATGTCTGAGGAGCAGTTCTGCCAGCGCTCACCTGCCTGCGGTGATATCCTGCATGCCCACCTCGACATCTGGAAGTCTGGTAGGTGCCAGGGACCAGGAGGGAGCTAGGGGAGGGCAGGCGATGCTGTACAGCAGGAGATGCCCCTCTGACTGCCTGCTCCTCCCTTCCAGCTGCCtggatgaaagaaaaagccGCCCCAGGAGATGTGAGATGCTGCGGTGAGTTCTGCACAGGCTCAGCTCCACTGGCCTCA of the Phalacrocorax carbo chromosome 23, bPhaCar2.1, whole genome shotgun sequence genome contains:
- the SPDEF gene encoding SAM pointed domain-containing Ets transcription factor translates to MGSASPGLTTLPPSRLARPDTALLPPPQDPDTRSWGCPDSPSPPATPEQPLPAFCLHYFDMLYSEDIAWATKGMGEPSQCNAQGGRGEVQKEPEQCPIIDSQGLGLGAEGDLQASLHLEEHSLEQVQSMVVGEVLKDIETACKLLNIAADPVDWSPSNVQKWILWTEHQYRLPQIGKSFQELSGKDLCAMSEEQFCQRSPACGDILHAHLDIWKSAAWMKEKAAPGDVRCCGGDASWADSEVDSSCAGQPIHLWQFLKELLLKPHNYGRFIRWLNKEKGIFKIEDSAQVARLWGIRKNRPAMNYDKLSRSIRQYYKKGIIRKPDISQRLVYQFVHPV